TGGTAGCTCTATGAAGGTAAGGGCTCTTTTTCACTCATCTTTGCATCCCCCTCAAATATAGTGTAATATACTGTgcacagtaagcactcaaaaaCTGTTTGTTGACTTTAACTACATTCTCTTCCCTACAGTCCTGACACCTATAAACATCAAAGTCTTGAAGAAGATAAGTGAGTCAACGATTAGCTCACTACAGAAATGGGTATACTGAATTAGCCCCTTTGGTTAATtctgaagtttttctttaaaagcacAACTTGCTTCCCATTTCATTATCAAAGCTGGGAAAGGTGAAAGATACAACAAGCCTATGCCTTTCCACCCACTCAATTCTGAGTCGCTTAGGAAGACACATAAGGAGCAGTCCCAGTGAGAAGGAAGCAGGGTATGGCGCCTGACTCTGGACACGCTGTCAAGTGATTCTGTATCCCTAGGGGAGCCTTGTCAGCCTGGATGCCCTATCTCTCTACTTGTCAGCTCGACAGTAGTCATTAGATTTTAAGACTATTACCAGCCTCGTTTATCAGAAATCACAAGATTCAGGTATAAAAGTAAAAGGCTAAGTTTTTTAGGTCACAGAGGAGGCAGGCACAGTATTAGGAAAGTCGATTAGAGAGTGAAACCAGTGGGTCACTCTGTATAAGTCAACAAGCACTGCAAAGAAGTACTTCTTTCCTGTTAAGTTAGTTTTAGAATCAGCACTAGGTAGGGACTTGGGCAAGTTCAAGTGTTCTCCAAGAAAATGGGCACAGGGAGGAAGAGGACTAGAGCTCTCACCTCATGTCAATCTCATTGAAAGTGGTAAGCATTGCGCAGGTATTCTGAGCCTCCTTCAGACGCTGAGCAATGCGCTGCCGCATCCTATTCATTTTCTCCTGAAAGGGAAAGTGGGACAAGTATTGACCACCTGGTCTCTCTGGAACTAACCCTTCACACTTAGTCTGAGGGAGCACTGGGCTTCCTAGGAGTGGATAAGGACAGACTGTAGTATCTAAATACAGGGAGAGATCCAGGCTTCCTCTTTCCTGTGGTGGCCTTGCTCCTCTGTGCAAgaacaaggaaacacaaactaCCCACTCAGATGTGCCTGAAGTTTGACCAAGAATAGAGGCctacaacaaacacatgaaaagatgctcaacatcactaatcattagagaaatgcaaatcaaaactacaatgaggttatcacctcacactagtcagaatggccattatcaaaaaatctacaaacaataaatgctggagagggtgtggagaaaagggaaccctcttacactgttagtgggaatgtaaattgataagccactatggagaacagtatggaagttccttaaaaaattaaaaatagaactacgatatgacccagcaatcccactactgggcatataccctgagaaaaccataaatcaaaaagagtcatgtaccacaatgttcactgcagcactatttacaatagccaagacatggaagcaacctaagagtccatcgacagatgaatggataaggaagatgtggcatgtatatacaatggaatattactcagccataaaaagaaatgaaattgagttatttgtagtgaggtggatggacctagagtctgtcatacagagtggagtcagaaagagaaaaacaaataccgtgtgctaacacatatatatggaatctaaaaaaaaaaatggttctgatgaccctaggggcaggacaggaataaagacacagacgtagagaatggacttgaggacacggggagggggaagggtaagctgggaagaagtgagagagcggcatggacatatatacacttccaaatgtaaaacagatagctagtgggaagcagccgcacagcacagggagatcagctcggtgctttgtgaccacctagaggggtgggatgagggtgggagacgcaagagggaggggatatggggatatacgtatgcatatagctgattcactttgttatacagcagaaactaacacaacattgtaaagcagttatactccaataaagatgtttctattaaaaaaaaaaaagaatagaggcctCGGATATGGTTtgatttaaaaaccaaaaccaatttATGGAAGAGTGTGGGGTAGGGCTAGCCAGCCCAGGAGTCATTGCACAAAGGGAAATTTCTGGTAATAAAGACTTGCCCGAGAATAGCTACTGGTGGAATGGAAACTCAGAGGCAACAAACTTTTGAGGCTATAGTATTTTTAGGAGGTATTCTCAGGCAGAGGAACCCACCCTCTTGACCATACTTCCTTGAGGTCTTATGTCTGCTCCTGACTGCCACTGGGTAGCCCTCAGCTAAGTATCCCGGAAGTATAGGAATAGAGCTCACTAAACCACCTCTCCGAAGTATGCGTTATCGTGGGAGGGAAGGGATGCGTCACTAGGCTACCATCCCCTGCGTATATCTTACTCACCCACATCATTTCACTGCTGGCATAACAAAGTGGGAAAAACCAATGGACAAGTGTTCAGAAGACCTCTGGTTCTAGTCCTGTCATCTGACAGTCATGTCACTGAACAAGTCGCATCCTAAACTCAATTTCCTTGTCAAGGCCAAGGGAATCAGCTGCCAGCCATTCAAACGTAGGCAGAGCATACCCACTCCATTAATCTCAGCACTGCCCCTCGGCTTCTTTCTTGGAAGTGGTCCTCAGAGACTTACCCGATGTTCTGAACGCAGACCTGTGCCAGCTCCTGGCTCAGCTACTGGAGGGGCAGCAGTGGGTTTTATGGCAGACACTGAAAATGAAGAAAGGGTACACTGCATCAGAAAATGAGAAACATTTACTTGAGTACATGCCAGTGCTTTCATACCGTACTGTCACTTAATCTTCAAGATATGCTGAGGTGAATTACTATCATTCCTACTTCACGAACGAACAAtctgctcagagaagttaaataactagcctaaagtcacacagctatacACTCAGCTAAAAAGCTGAGATGCAAACCCTTTGTATCAGGTCTTCTGATACAAAGTCTAGAATTCTTTCTACAAAGCAGACAGTGGAGCCTGTTCAGAGCCGTAATTAGTCTTAGACTGTGAGGGAACATGACATAAGATGAGATGTTGTTCTCCCACATAAAGACACGTGGGAGCCAGAGGCTTACCTGGTTTGCTAGTGAGAGGTTGTGAGGGCGAGGGCACTGGTGGCATCTGAGTGGGTATAGATGCTGCAGGGGGAGGAGGAACTGCCGATGCTGCAGGTTCTGCTTTTGGGGCTGCGGCAGCAGGAGCTTCGGCTGGCCTGGCCTTAGCAGGAACagctgaaaaacaggaaaaatagatGCCATTGGCACTATCTAGAATGGAAAGCAACCAAATTGCAGATACTAAGTAGAATTTAGCAGCAAAAGCTCTATCTCCAATCAATTAACAAATGCTTCCTGAGTATTTGCTATACATGTAAAGCTTTGAGATACACAGAATGATTTAAGGCACTATGCTTCTATTCCCCAGGGCTCCTAGATGTCCTACGTTAGATAACTGACTTAATTCAGCTGCCTTCCTGATTTCACAAATATCTACTGATCATCAAATTCAGCCAGTACTTTCAAAGCACCTACTGAAGTCCATGGTAATGTAAACTTCAAAGCAAAAGAAACCCAGGTAATTTAAGatgttaaaatacacacataagAGCAACACCTTTCTAGTTATGGTAATACTGATCGTCTCCTCTTCTATTTTAACATCCCATGTGGGAGAATACTCTTAActattaaaacttaaaagtttaaataatcAAGGGCACATTTAGACTGAAGACTTCAAAGCATTTTATCTAGGGTAACTTTATAAACCAATGAGGTGGTCAAGCAATATAAATTcacaactttaaatatttttgattttacCAATTTGGACATCACATCTGGGTTTACATTTAAATTAGAAGAACATTCTCTTAAGGAATGATCAGAAGATGAAATTCTCCAACTAGAAGAATCAATCTTATCCCCTAGCCTTCTACTGTATGTTGTTTCTATTCTGGGCTTCTGGTCTTGCCCTGATCAATCATAACGATGCAATCTACCATCTTTCTGCTTAACTAtcttaacaatgaaaaaaatactttagtaGTTACAGCATTTAATTAAGAATCAGAAAGTTCTTTTCTAATCTCTAATACTGGCTGTGAGATCCAGTAcaaattcatttccttatttctcatttcttcccaaGAGAAATCCAACTCTCCCTAAAAAATGTTATGAGAGAATAGATATGAAAAAACTACACCAAATTCTCTATAACAGACAGGATGAAATACTACTTCTCGTTTTAGAAGAGTGGCTCCCAGCCCTAGCtgtgtatcagaatcacttggagagcattaaaaacaacaacaacaacaacaacaatgaaaactaTGATAAGATAACCAGGATCTGAAAACCCCAGATTTAATATATCAGAATCCCTGGGACTCAGAATCTAggcatttgtattatttttaaagcctcCATGTGACTCTGACGCcgggattggggtggggggaaatcaCTGTCTTTAGAATCTTCTTCATTCCTATTTAAGAAAAGGTCCAGCACAATAAAGAACAGAGTATtatgagctttatttttttaataccctTTTCTTCTAAAACTTGACATTTAAAGTTCACAATATAAATAGCTCCCCTCTTACTGCCTCAAAAAGGGCAGAGGGAATGCCAAATGGTCTTTGAGGTATCAAGGAATTAGTATATTATGCTCAGCCCCAGTTCCAAGGGGGAACACTGGAGACCTTGACAACCAGGAGAACTTCTTTACCGCCAGTTTTCCTGAGTGTGAAAAGAGGAGTGCCTCCTTCTACTTTTCCCCCATCAGGTACCAAAAGAGCTTCAATCATGCCATTTGCTGGTGATGGAACCTGCACAGATGTCTTGAAAAGaagacagatggagaaagagtCCAAATTTTTACTCAGCATTAGAAAATTAATTGTATAGAATCTCAAATGAGTCACAAGAGTTGCAACACAGATACACAAGACCCTGTATATAGAAACACCAAGGCCACACTTTCAGAGTAAGAGTAATCAATGCTACTGTGAAGATTCACCCTTTCTGTCCTTTCTCAGAACACTAAAGCAAGATTCAGTTAATGTGTTTCCAAGTGATACATAAAAACAACTGGAAACagctcatgcacacacacacaaaagctatAAAACTAAAGCTATTAAAGTACATAGTACATACACCTAGAACAatctaaaattaaacttttaatgttttctttttaatgagctATTCCAACAATTTTACAACTGAGGCAGTTAAAAATTATCTATAACCAACAGTTAAGTCCCTGTTCCTTTCATTAGGTTAAGAAAACAAGGGGAGACCATGAAAAGTTGGTACTAATAGGACAAGCCTACCTTGTCAGTTTCAATCTCACAAACCACTTCATCTTCTGCAACTGTGTCTCCAACAGCTGAAAAGATAGTCAAAGGCTACCTCTTAGGGTGCAGGGGGGAACCCTCCAGTAGCCACAAAATCCCCATTGGCAGGTATGTTACAAGACCCCTTTCCTAAAGCCAGGGGAAAGTACACTGCAGGTAAAGAAAAGGGTGGAGCTACTGATTATCGTGGGGGTAAAGGGGacttttcaaaagtatttaaaCTTAAGAAGTGAGAAGGCACTAAATCTTACCTTTCTCCCACCTGACATCCCCTTCTGTGACAGATTCTGCAAATGCTGGGGTATTGACTGTAATCACATCATCCTCTagtaaaagagggggaaaaaaaatcacatagtccacatttctcctttttaatttttttctttaattaaattcAGTCAATTGTTGTTCTTCCATTAAAACTCCATTCCCAATAAGGTAGGGAGCTGAAGGTACTTACTGCACACAGCTGTAGTTCTGAAAAAGCGAACACTGAAGACACTACCGCTGTTAATgctagaaaacaaacataaaagtaAACTCCCTTAACAGGTGATTCACTCACATTTTAGTCTAGATAAGGCATCACGGGTCaccttcccttttttattttcattttttaaatttttattggagtatagttgatttacaatgttgtgttagtttctgctgtcagcaaagtgaatcagttatacatatatccactcttttttagattccttcaccttccctttattttttattattattattttttttttttttttgcggtacgcgggcctctcactgttgtggcctctcccgttgcggagcacagtctccgggcacgcaggctcagcagccatggctcacgggcccagccgctctgcggcatgtgggatcctcccggaccggggcgcgaaaccgcgtcccctgcatcggcaggcggactctcaaccactgcaccaccacggaagccccaccTTCCCTTTAAATCAGTGATTCTTGACTAGGAGTGCCCATCAGTGTTACCTGGGAGAACTTTTTCAAAGCATACATGTCTAGGCCccattcccagagattctgactcagcaTGTCTAGAGCAAAGCCTGGATGACTTGGGTGTCTTAAACAGTGAGTCCCTTGGGTGAGTGAAACGTGCTGCAGTGAAATGCCAGCTCTCCCAGAACAGATCTAGTTTGGGTCTTTGAAGAAAAAGATAGCATCTTGGCCCTTTGCATACCCACCAAAAGGACTCAGCTTCCTGATGACGTTTTTTTCTTAACTAAATGCAAGTAAGATAAATTGTGTGTCCTCAGGGTACATGCCACTGTGCCACATACAACAGAATTTCTGTCCACACGATTATAGATTTATATAGGACAGCAAGATGAGACAGTTAACAAGTAAAACAAGGTGttatatgcaaaacaaacaaacaaacaaaacaccaaaaaactgATACAGTATCTCCTAATCTGTTCTCTTGCCAGGAGGCAGCATATCAGTCCATTCTGGACTCATTCAAGAGGAACTTCAAAAGAgcaaggtagggcttccctggtggcgcagtggttgagagtccgcctgccgatgcaggggacacgagttcatgccccggtctgggaagatcccacatgccgcggagcggctgggcccagtgagccatggcccctgagcctgcgcatccagagcctgtgctccgcaatgggagaggccacaacagtgagaggcccgcgtaccacacacacaaaaaaatatattaccttGTATGCACAAAATCATTAATAGTGGTTACCACTGGAGAGTGGGAAACGTAGATATATACGGTATCTATGGTTATCtgttacatacacacacattttggaAGAGTGATTTGGACTGATGGGGACTTTCACTTTCTACACTTCAGGACTGTTTGAATATTCTACCATAAGCATCTTTATAACAGAAAAGTATAACAGATTTAAGTTgccttttgatatttttatttttataatttcaaaataactatAAGGTCTATGTAAAATCAAGGGGAAAAtgtatgttattaaaaaaatacagaacacaAAGTGTTCTGCCAACAGTTTACAACCATGTATAGGTACATGTTCGTAGGCAAGAACTAACAGGTAATATATAAATGCAGAGACTGCTCTCTGAGGACACCCGAGAACATGGAGCACTGGCTGCCTCTGGGAAGAGAAACTTGGTGGCACCGGAGAACAGGAAAAAATCTTCTCATGGACACTCATTTTACTTCTGAACCATGTAAATTTATAAgctattaaataaaaacataaaaccaaaaatagttttacaataaaagatttttaagtaaaatgggTACCTTATTCATGAAAAAAGACAATATACAACACAAAAACAGTTATTAGATTAGAGTAATACCCTAATGTGTGATCCTTATCCCTCAAAGTTtagggtattttaaaataatttacttttgaatagttatttattgcatttattgCATAGGATTTGTGGCTGCTCCACTTTTCATTTAAACTGCAGATGAGTAACACATTTTGAATCTCcctaaataacttttaaattacaaaagtatTAGATGTTAACAGTAGAATACTTAGAAACAGCAAAAAGAACATTTACAATGGGATTATGCTTGTAATGCACAGTGAAGAAGGAGCCAATCTGCTCACCCTTCATTTTGAAGATCCTACCTGTAGAGAAAATAGCTTGACAGCTGCTCAACAGGTAACTAAAGAGCATCCTCTTACCACCACCCTGAAAATACTTGGAATGCAAAGTAGCATTAAGCAACATTCATAAGCAGAAGTTAATCTGAAACACACATGGGTGGCCTTTCCCCAAACTTTGCATTATGCAATAATAGCATTCCCTCTGAACTAGGCAAAGTCCCATGACTCAACTGACTAGTCTTCTGCTTTTACTGTTTCTAAAATGAGTAACCATGCAACCAAACAGATGCTCTTAATCTCCACAATAGATGTAACCTCCAGTCCCTCAGCTTCACTTGTATCCAACCAGAATATTTAGGAGCACCTTTCTATATCTATTCCCATAAAAAGAGGATTCCAGCTTCACTTCCATTATAATCTAAACACCTCAGGACAGACACACTCCTGGTCCAGCACTTAATTAACATGGGGCTGAAGCTCAAGCACATGTCATAAATTAACATCAAGATTAGGTAGAGGGACTCAACATGACCAGCTTGATTACTGGGCTTGAAAGACAGTTAAGACAGCAGATGGTTCAACTGGTGTCTTAAATACCCCATGTCCACATATCTGTGCTTCCCAGTGATACTTACACAGTCTTCCTGCTGTCAGGGTAACCTGGTCCCTGACATAAGGAGATCCctgcaagaaacaaaacaactctTAACCAACAACTCTTTATCTTATACAGGATACCTGCTGGGAATGGAAAAGAAGTCTGTTCACCCCCTAACTCTGAGGTAGAACAGGATCAACAGCAGGCAACAACATAATCTTTATCACACAGAGTCCTGCTTCTTAAACTTTTCCACCACAGCAATAGTAATGGCAGAGAACAACAGGCATGTGGGACTTCGGGTGGGAATGGCTTtgaggaagaaaggggagaattctataatcttatttatcttaaaactcATAAACTTTCATTATCCCTTtatgttttcataataaaatgctcTACTCCCCAAGACTTCAAATACAATTGAAGCTTGAAAAAGACACACGATGGCTTATCCTGTGACTACATATAGCCTAATCAGAGAAGCAGTGGGAATGTTTGATCTGAGTTTGTTTCCCTGGTTACTTAAAATGCACTGAGCAGGAAGTCTTGTTGCCTGAACCCCAGTAGCAAAGACTAGGCTACTTCAGGCCTAAGGTCTCCAGCTTGCTCTAGGACCAAGCAAATCATTGTCCCTCCTTTCAGTTTATTGTTTTCCTACACTCTTCCCGAGGCCTTCCACTCTGGTCATACTCAACAAGGTGCGAGCTCCTTTCTGCCCCACCAATTGTCCTTATCACGGATAACTGCACTTCTTCAACTGACAACTGATTACTATATCTGCTTCACCTGATtatattctttcatgtgtcttaTTTTTTCAGATCTATTAACAACTCTTTCTGAACCACGGGCAGGGTAAACACCAAATGGGAGACAATTCTCTCTTGTGCCCTCCTCCTTACAAACACCCCCAGGGTTTCAGAGGCAAGTTAAGTCACCTCTATATCCAGTAACCAATGATGCTGCAGTACAAATCCCAAACACAGCATATATTTGAGCTAGAACAGTCAGCAGCCCTTACTGATTTTTGGAACCCTAACTCCAATTTAGAGTTCATCCTATAGCAAGTTTCATTTGTACAGTGTTTAAGAGTTTATAAAAAGCTTTCATGTAATGACCTCATTTTGATTTTTGTGTCTCACAACTCCCTGAAGTGGAACGACTATCTGCCATTACTCCCGTTTCATATATAAGCAGGGCTTCTGGAGGTTAAGTGACTAGCCCAAGGAGAAGCCCTGAACCACAACGCAACCCCCAAATACAAGGCTCTTCCACATTGTCCTGCCAATCTATGAAGTGGAGAAAATGTTTactgacatttttcaaaattccaaGTTAAAAAGTTTATTACTGAGAGTCCACTATGAGCGAACACTGTGCTAGGTGCCTATGATCTCATGACTCTAAGGATAAAGTCCAAAAACTTTCCATATTCCTGTCTAGCCCTCCCAGACAGGcttcctttccatttctatgACCGGTCAAGTCTCTTCCTGCCTGAAAACCTTTGCACAAGCAATCCCTTTTGTTTAGAATATCGTTCTCCTGGCCAACTCCTATGTATTCTTCAAGActtagcttaaatgtcacttctttgGGGAAGCCTTTACTGACGTTGCCACCACACTCTCCACCCTCCCAAGCCTGGCTACATCATCCCATCCTCTCATTACACTCCACTTCTCCTTTATAGTAATCACAATGTAATTATGTCCTTAggtatgcataaatatatatttgttttctctccaaGTAGCCCCTAAGATCCTGGAGGGTAGAGACCACCTCTATCCCTGTCAcgtagcacactgcctggcatgtagtaagaaTTCAATAATCTGTTGATTATATGAGTAAATGATAACATGGTGGGTTAGGAGTTCGGGCTGAGGAATAGGCAGACCTGGCTTGACCAATAGTTGGCTGCATCACCTTGGTCAAGGCACTTAACCTCTCTTAAGTCTTGAGTtatacatttgtaaaatagagaaaacacctctttcactctttcttgatgattaactgaaaaaatgcacagaaagcactcagaacaatgcttggcacacagaATGCCCACAATAAGAtcaactcattcaacaaatacttatgcCACGCATATAAAGAACTGTTGAGATAAAACCTAAATTCTCGCTAGTCTCTATGCCATCTTCTAtctcatgccactctctccctcaACTAAAATGCTCTGGCCAAACCACCCTTTTTCCAGTTCCAAAATACTGCCAAGCTTTTCCCTCCTCAGGGACTTTGTACAtgctattctctttctttctcctgctttTCATCCGGCTGGCCTGTCACATCCTCTGGGTCACAGCTTTAGTGTCCAGCTTCGTATGTTTCCTTCTCAGCATTTAACCAAGATTCACAATAGTTCACTTGTTTAGCAATTTACATTTTGTctttcccactagactgtaagctccaggagggcgaGAACCCATCACTGCTGGATCCCTTGTGAGGGCCTAGCATGGTGCCTGACACTCAGCAGATACTGAGTAGCTAAgtgctaaatgaataaatgatagctGTTATTAAACAACACCTGTTTCACTTCTATCTATCTGAACACGATGCGAAGAAACACAGGCACCCCGATTTCCTCGCATACTGCTCTGCCCAGGAGGACAGCATTTTAGGTGACGGCAAGGGCAGAACTTACCAGGCAGGGAACGTCTCCCTAGAGGGCAGTTCCCCTGTTGAGAAAGAAGACATTATCGACGTCACCCAAGACGAAAGGGGAGAATAAACAGCTTTCTCTTTCAAGCACAGACTCAAAGCTGCCCAGGTGCCGGTGACAGGCGAATCTCATGACTCCAAAAGGTGAAGGCAACAGCCTGGGCGGGCTCTCAGTCCGTCAGCACACGGGGCCTGCCAAACTATCTCAACTTCCCAACCGGATTGATATCCACCAACTTAAACAGAAAGGAAGCGGGCCCCCGAATCCCGTCGGGGCTTCCGCGGCGCCTCCTCCCGAACTCTGAGTCTCGTGCGGGGGCGGGCGCGGCTCTAAGGCGGCTCCTCCGCCGGGGCGGAGGGTGGGGTCCAGCAGGGGACGGGGCGCCGGCTGTCTCGGGAAGGCGACGGGCCGGTGAGCTCCGCAAGACGGCCCCGAGGGCAACAGCGGCTCTGGGCCGCCCAGCCCGCGGCCTCCGAGTCCCAGTGCCCTTGGTGCCCGGCCTGGCCGGGGCGCCACGCCCCTGTCCCTGTCCCCAAGCCGCCCATCCGCCGCCGGCGAGTTTCTCACCCGCCGGGGCCCCGGCCCGGCCGTACCATACCTTCTGGAAGGCGGAGAGCGAGCGGCTGAACGCCCGGGACAGGAAGCGGGACCGGGACAGCATCGCGCCGGCGGTGGCGGAGGCGGCGGAGCGGAGGGCAGGCGG
Above is a genomic segment from Tursiops truncatus isolate mTurTru1 chromosome 2, mTurTru1.mat.Y, whole genome shotgun sequence containing:
- the DLST gene encoding dihydrolipoyllysine-residue succinyltransferase component of 2-oxoglutarate dehydrogenase complex, mitochondrial, with translation MLSRSRFLSRAFSRSLSAFQKGNCPLGRRSLPGISLCQGPGYPDSRKTVINSGSVFSVRFFRTTAVCKDDVITVNTPAFAESVTEGDVRWEKAVGDTVAEDEVVCEIETDKTSVQVPSPANGMIEALLVPDGGKVEGGTPLFTLRKTGAVPAKARPAEAPAAAAPKAEPAASAVPPPPAASIPTQMPPVPSPSQPLTSKPVSAIKPTAAPPVAEPGAGTGLRSEHREKMNRMRQRIAQRLKEAQNTCAMLTTFNEIDMSNIQEMRSRHRDAFLKKHNLKLGFMSAFVKASAFALQEQPVVNAVIDDTTKEVVYRDYIDISVAVATPRGLVVPVIRNVETMNYADIERTISELGEKARKNELAIEDMDGGTFTISNGGVFGSLFGTPIINPPQSAILGMHAIFDRPVVVGGKVEVRPMMYVALTYDHRLIDGREAVTFLRKIKAAVEDPRVLLLDL